A single genomic interval of Dysidea avara chromosome 8, odDysAvar1.4, whole genome shotgun sequence harbors:
- the LOC136262891 gene encoding galectin-3-binding protein-like codes for MGSEAQVIAAILLLTIVSPAVTDYGDLRISDGAKSAGRLEFQERDGTWGTVCSYGFSHHAAGVACRQLEYDSGHVLNHQNYPPDNLTIAICYTSCDGDEDELINCNITLCGNQITPYCTDHSDDVSVSCFNNDDDEEDHTTVIVLSVIGGIVLAGIGIAAITTVLCLKISVCPCYHCMHSKYQKLSGKTTTLNGSTSNNNTEGDHNSILNDSLRTLIN; via the exons ATGGGATCTGAGGCACAGGTTATTGCCGCTATCCTCTTGTTGACCATCGTGTCCCCAGCTGTTACAG ATTATGGTGACCTGCGTATTAGTGATGGTGCGAAGTCCGCGGGTAGACTGGAGTTTCAGGAAAGAGATGGCACGTGGGGCACCGTGTGCAGCTATGGTTTCAGTCACCATGCAGCAGGCGTAGCTTGTAGACAACTGGAATATGACAGCGGTCACGTGCTCAACCATCAAAA TTATCCTCCTGACAACCTGACCATTGCAATATGTTATACATCATGTGATGGTGATGAGGATGAACTGATCAATTGTAATATAACACTTTGTGGTAATCAGATCACTCCATATTGTACCGATCACTCTGATGATGTCAGTGTTTCTTGCT ttaacaatgatgatgatgaggaggACCACACCACAGTGATTGTACTTAGTGTAATTGGAGGAATAGTATTAGCCGGAATTGGAATTGCTGCAATTACAACAGTTCTCTGTCTTAAGATTTCAGTTTGTCCATGTTACCATTGTATGCACTCAAAATATCAAAAACTTAGTGGTAAAACCACAACACTTAATGGGAGTACAAGTAATAACAACACCGAGGGTGATCATAACAGTATATTAAATGACTCCCTACGTACACTAATAAACTAA
- the LOC136262892 gene encoding galectin-3-binding protein A-like: protein MNILLVAVTLIVIASPSLANYGSLRITDGGDSGRLEFQDADGVWGTVCGNGFGEDAGDVACRQLGYLRAEDVLRNQNYPSRGLPINICRTSCDGDEDRLRYCQLTPCGTIPSCDHSQDVGVSCTDELSAAAIVGIVLGTIFFFSFIAFMITVCFCCCLPSCPCYYRNRSYYRRTVVVTQQPQVLTYTPPSYSAATQGYSPAPPSGYPPPTNKY, encoded by the exons ATGAACATCCTACTTGTTGCTGTTACTTTGATAGTCATTGCTTCTCCATCTTTAGCAA ATTATGGTTCCTTGCGTATCACTGACGGTGGTGACTCCGGGAGACTAGAATTCCAGGACGCTGATGGCGTGTGGGGCACCGTGTGTGGCAATGGATTTGGTGAAGATGCTGGAGACGTAGCCTGCAGACAACTGGGGTACCTGCGAGCGGAAGATGTACTGCGTAACCAAaa TTATCCTTCGAGAGGATTACCAATTAACATTTGCCGTACATCTTGTGACGGTGATGAGGACAGACTGAGGTATTGCCAACTGACCCCATGTGGGACCATACCAAGTTGTGACCACTCTCAAGATGTTGGCGTTAGCTGCA ctgatgagCTTAGTGCTGCAGCCATAGTGGGAATTGTACTGGGAACAATCTTTTTCTTCTCGTTCATTGCCTTTATGATCACTGTTTGCTTCTGCTGTTGCCTACCAAGCTGTCCGTGTTACTATAGAAACAGATCCTACTACAGACGTACAGTTGTGGTCACACAACAACCACAAGTCCTCACGTATACTCCTCCTTCATACAGTGCAGCTACTCAGGGGTATTCCCCAGCACCACCTTCAGGATATCCTCCACCTACCAACAAATATTAA